AGGCCCGAGCCGATCTGGGCGTTCTGCGGCGGCAGCAGCTCGCTGGGCTGGACGATCGCGTAACCGCTGCCCATGAAGCTGAGCTCCCAGCCCTCACCGGTGTTGCCGCGGCGCCGCCACACCCCGGAGGAGTGCGTCTGGGCCTGCATCTGGACGCGCAGGCTCGTCGACCAGGCGACGATCGCGTCGGCGTCGCAGTTGACGTACTTGTCGGGCGTCACCTGCAGCATCAGCGGCATGCCCGAGGTCATCAGGGCGACCTTGCCGCGCCCGCTGATGTTGAGCTGGTACTTCCCGGAGCCGGAGATGCCGTAGAGGCTGTCGACGGCGATGACCTCGTGGTGCAGCGAGGAGTCCATCGCCAGCACATAGCTGCTGTCGACGGTCAGGCCGTCCTGCTCCACCTCCACCACGTGGACGTGCTGCTTGAGGTTGGCGAGGTAGACCGTGCCCTGCCCGTGGCAGCGCATGAGGTCGAGGCCCTCGCCGGTACGGGCACGCGCGCGTCCCTGCTCGTTGCTCTGGAATTCGGCGTCGAACTCGACCAGGCCCTGGTAGGCGACCATCGTGCCCTTGCGGGCGAGGATGTCGTCGTGGCCCTCCAGGGCGACGCGGAGCATCTGCTTGTTCTGCAGGCTCCAGCGCTCCTGGGTCTGCTGCTCGTTGTAGGCGAAAAGCGGACTCTGCATGGCTTTCTGGCTCCCCCTCAGCCTCGGACCCGGAGACGGTCGGTGCTGTCCTCGCTGGGCTGGACGACGACGATGCCCTGGCCGGAGAAGGCCATCTGGTAGGCCTCGCCGCTGCCCCGGCCGATGAGCGACTGCGCCTTGAAGCTGCGCTTGCCCTTCACCTTGAGGTTCGGCGACCAGGCGACGAGGGCGTCCGGGTCGACGTACGTCTCGTCCTCGCCGCCGCCGCAGTCGACGACGATCGGCTTGCCCCGGGAGGTCAGCGCGACCCAGCCCTGCCCGGAGATCTTGGTGTTCCACAGGCCCTGCCCGGCGAACTTAGCCAGGCCCTTCACCCGCTCGACCCCCCACGTGAGGTGGGCGTCGAAGGCGAGCAGGTTGGTGGCGTTGACGGAGATGCCGTCGCCGTTGAGGTTGATGACGACGACGTTGGCGCCGTAGTCGGCGAGGTAGAGCAGTCCGTCGCCGGTGCACTTCATCAGGGGCGCGCCCTCGCCGGTCATCCAGTCCTTGGCGATCTGGCGCACGGCCGGCGGGTTGGGCTCGTACTGGACGAAGCCTTCGTAGGCGACCATCGACCCCACGCGCGCGAAGAGGTCGTTTCCGGTCTGCATGGCGACCTTCAGCATGTGGTTGCCGTGGTTCTCCATGCGGGCGGTGACGGGTGCGGGGGCGTAGCCCGCGAGCGGCTGGTTCATGACGGGCTCTCCCTCAGATCTCGTACGGCTGGACGACGATGAAGTTGCCGGGCGCGCCGCGGAACTGGAGGTTGACGCTCTCTCCGGTGTCGCCGGGGTAGGCGTTGCGGCGCATGCGCACCTGGCTGGAGACGACCACCTGGGAGGCGGCCGACCAGGCGACGACGGCGTTGCAGTCGGCGAACGTCGTGGGCGTGACCGGAAGGACCACGGGCGTGCCGTGCGTCTTCACGACGATCGTGCCGGTGCCCGTGAACTGCATCGTGAACAGCGCGCCACCGGGGATGCCGTGTCCCTCGATGCGGCGGATCTCGTACTGGAGGCTCTCGTCGAAGGCGAGGACGTTCTCCGCGGAGACGCAGATGCCGTCGCCCTGGAGCTCGATGGGGTGCAGCATCGTGGAGTTCTCGGCGAGGAACACCTGGCCCTGGCCGGTACAGCGCATCAGCTGCATCTCCTGGCCGGTCGCGTTGCCCACGATCCGGCCGGCGAACCCGGCGCCCTTGTAGCTGAAGTCGACCTTGCCCTGGTAGAGCACCATGCTGCCCTGCCGGGCGAGCACGGGGTGGCCGCCGATGCCGAGGTCGACCCGGACCAGCTTCTTGTTCTGCTGCGTCCAGCGCTGGCCGGTGGGCGTCTCCTTGAACTGCTGGAGCGCCGCGGCCACGCCGGGGCCCTGCGGTGCGCCTTGAGGAGCACCTTGAGGTGCGCCCTGCGGGGCTCCATACGGCGCCTGCTGGCCCGGGGCCTGGCCGTAGGGGGGCTGCTGGCCGTAGCCCGGAGGCGGGGTCGGCTGGCCGTAACCGGGCGGCGGGGTCGGTGCCTGCGGGGCCTGGGGCTGGGCGTAGCCGGGGGGCGGCGGGGCGGTCGGAGCGGGGGCCTGGCCGTACGGGGCCTGCTGCCCGGGCTGGCCGTACGGCTGCTGCTGACCCGGCTGGCCGTAGGGCGCGGGCGCCGGGGCGGGGGGCGGCGGGGTGCCGCCGGGCGGCGTCATGGGCGCGACGATGGTCGGCTGGGCGTGCACCGACGGGGCGGGCGCCGGGGCCGGAGGCGGCGGGGTGGACCCGGGAGGGGGCGCGAAGCCCTGGGCGGCGGGCTGCGGAGCCGGGGCGGGCGCGGGAGCCGGGGCGGGCGCGGGAGCCGGGGCGGGCGCGGGAGCCGGGGCGGGCGCGGGAGCCGGGGCGGGCGCGGGAGCCGGGGCGGGCGCGGGAGCCGGGGCCGCGGCCGCCGGGGCGCCGAACGCTGGCGGGGCGGTGCCCTGGGCGGGCGGGGCGAAGCCGGGGGTCGCACCCGCCTGAGGCTGCTGCGGCTGCTGCGGGGCGGCGGGCGTCTCCTCCTCGGCGACCTCGCCGCCGAAGTTCCTCAGCAGCGCGTCGAGACCACCGTCGAAGCCCTGCCCGACGGCCGCGAACCGCCAGACGTCCTTGAGGTAGAAGTCGCCCAGCATCACGGCGCGTTCGGTGGAGAACTCCGAGCCGTTGAAGGAGTAGCGGGCCACTTCCTCGCCGCCG
Above is a window of Streptomyces sp. DT2A-34 DNA encoding:
- a CDS encoding AIM24 family protein produces the protein MQSPLFAYNEQQTQERWSLQNKQMLRVALEGHDDILARKGTMVAYQGLVEFDAEFQSNEQGRARARTGEGLDLMRCHGQGTVYLANLKQHVHVVEVEQDGLTVDSSYVLAMDSSLHHEVIAVDSLYGISGSGKYQLNISGRGKVALMTSGMPLMLQVTPDKYVNCDADAIVAWSTSLRVQMQAQTHSSGVWRRRGNTGEGWELSFMGSGYAIVQPSELLPPQNAQIGSGLAAQYGMGQQGGRGQNQGNVWS
- a CDS encoding AIM24 family protein, coding for MNQPLAGYAPAPVTARMENHGNHMLKVAMQTGNDLFARVGSMVAYEGFVQYEPNPPAVRQIAKDWMTGEGAPLMKCTGDGLLYLADYGANVVVINLNGDGISVNATNLLAFDAHLTWGVERVKGLAKFAGQGLWNTKISGQGWVALTSRGKPIVVDCGGGEDETYVDPDALVAWSPNLKVKGKRSFKAQSLIGRGSGEAYQMAFSGQGIVVVQPSEDSTDRLRVRG
- a CDS encoding TerD family protein encodes the protein MAREFQRGHKAKISDLTAGTDLYVGVQITAPGLSFDISCFGLDADERLSDDRYFIFFNQPKSPEESIQLLGAQAGDTESFRVTLDKIPPQIQKLSFTATIDGAGQMSQIAPGYIRIVAGGEEVARYSFNGSEFSTERAVMLGDFYLKDVWRFAAVGQGFDGGLDALLRNFGGEVAEEETPAAPQQPQQPQAGATPGFAPPAQGTAPPAFGAPAAAAPAPAPAPAPAPAPAPAPAPAPAPAPAPAPAPAPAPAPAPQPAAQGFAPPPGSTPPPPAPAPAPSVHAQPTIVAPMTPPGGTPPPPAPAPAPYGQPGQQQPYGQPGQQAPYGQAPAPTAPPPPGYAQPQAPQAPTPPPGYGQPTPPPGYGQQPPYGQAPGQQAPYGAPQGAPQGAPQGAPQGPGVAAALQQFKETPTGQRWTQQNKKLVRVDLGIGGHPVLARQGSMVLYQGKVDFSYKGAGFAGRIVGNATGQEMQLMRCTGQGQVFLAENSTMLHPIELQGDGICVSAENVLAFDESLQYEIRRIEGHGIPGGALFTMQFTGTGTIVVKTHGTPVVLPVTPTTFADCNAVVAWSAASQVVVSSQVRMRRNAYPGDTGESVNLQFRGAPGNFIVVQPYEI